The Deltaproteobacteria bacterium sequence CATCAAACCCTGAATAAAGACGGTTATTTTTTTGTAGGGCATTCGGAAAGTCTGACAGGGTTGGACCATTCTTTCAATTACATTGAGCCGAGTGTTTATCGGAAATAAAAATCTATGGCCGATTTGATAGTTGGAATTTCAGACCTGAAGGTAAGCGACAATCCCGGTGACATTCTGGTGACCTACGCTTTGGGTTCTTGTATTGCCGTTGCCGTTTACGATCCACGGGTCAAGGTGGGGGGATTGTTGCACTATATGCTTCCGGATTCCGGCCTGGATGTGAAAAAAGCGCAGGACCAGCCGGGTATGTTTGCCGATACGGGCGTTCCCTTGCTCTTTAAGTCCTGTTATCGTTTGGGAGCCGAAAAAAAGAGGATGATCGTGAAGGTGGCAGGGGGAGCCAGTATTCTCGATGATACCCATTTCTTTCGTATCGGACAGAAAAACATCACCGCCCTGCGTAAGATTTTTTGGAAAAACAATGTCATGATCGAAGCCGAAGATACCGGCGCCAACTACAACCGGACTGTTCGCCTGGACCTGTCGAACGGGAAGTTTCTGATCAAGAGTTCGATGGGAATGATTAAGGAATTATAGCCATGCTGGAGAAGATTATACGTTCGGTTCAGAGTATACCCGCTTTTCCGATGACGATACAGAAAGTGACGGAAGTGGTTTCACGCGGGGATTACGCCATAGCGGATCTGGTCAATCTGATCAAATATGACCAGGCGATTACGGCCAACATCCTGAAGATGAGCAATGCGGCCTATTTTGGTGCGCGGCACCAGGTCAGGACCATTCAGGAGGCGGTGCTCTACCTGGGGCAGGAGAATCTCCTTCGGGTGGTTCAGACAGCCGGTGTTTCCCGGTTCTATCGCAAGGGCGGCGGGGGTTATGTCGCCCAGGCTCGGGATCTCTGGCAACATTCGGTGGCGGTGGCGATGATGGCCCAGATCCTCTCTCAGAAAGTGTATCGTTGCGAAGATCCCGTTCTCTATACCGCGGGGTTGCTTCACGATATAGGGAAAGTCTTTTTGGGCGAATATGTTCGTGAGTCCTTCAATAAAATAGAAGACCTGGTGACCAACCAGGGCTATTCCTTTCTGGAGGCGGAAAATGAGATTCTGGGGATCGATCATGCGGGTCTGGGAGGTCTGATTGCGGAACATTGGCGTTTTCCCTCGGAGATAAGGGATGCCATCGCCTATCACCATCGGCCCGATCTTCTGGACAAAGAAGGGGACTACGTCTCCTGGCTGGTCTATCTTGCGGATCAGTTATGCCTGATGATCGGCATTGGCGGTGGAGTAGACGGTCTTGCCTACAAGGGGCTGGCGGAGGCTCTGACTCGCTTCCATCTGCGGGAGCAGGATTTGGAACTGGGGATGCTCAACCTTATGGAATCGTTGGAAGAGGCGGAGGACGTAATCAATGTGGTCTAAAAGATGATTGGGGGCGAACCATGTCGTTTAATGTATTGATTGTGGATGACTCCAATGCGATGCGTTCCGTGATCCGGAAAGTGATTCAGTTGTCGGGCTTCCGGTTGGATAATTGCTATGAAGCGGGTAACGGAAAGCAGGCCCTGAATGTTTTGTCCAGGGAGTGGGTCGATGTGATCCTGTCGGATATTCACATGCCGGAAATGGACGGCATGGAACTGTTGAAACAGATTCATCATCACGATGTTTTCAGGACCATTCCCGTGATTATGATTTCAACGGAAGGCAGTCTGGAACGAGTGAACGAGGCTTATGCCCTGGGCGCAAGGGGGTTTATCAAGAAACCCTTTCTGCCGGAGGAACTGAAGCGCACTCTACACGAGGTGATAGGAGTGGGAGATGAAGGAGAATATCAGGGAGATATTGACGAGGGCGATTTTTGAAGTCTTCGAGAAAATGTTCTTCGTGTTTCTTGAACCGGTTGAGACCGCCCGGGTACAGTATGATTCGGTGTCTTTCATCGATTTTACGGGCCGGACCAGCCGGAGCGGGGCGTTTTGCCTCAAGATGTCGCGTGGGTTCACGGAACTGATGACTCAGAATATGCTTAGTTGTGAAACGCTGGAGATAACGGAGCAGATGATCGAGGATTGCTCAAAGGAAGCGGCCAACATGATCGCCGGTAATTTCCTGCGCAAATTGGATGAACGGGATGTATTCAATTTGAATCTGCCGAAATATGCGCGGATGGATCAGGCGGCGGACCATGGTCTGATTTTGTCCGGAGAGGATGATGTGGTCGTTAGTTTCGAATCGGAAAATGAACCTCTCCAGGTCCGACTGGCCTGGCAAGAGGCGACTGAAGAGCGGGTGTCCGTGTGATGGGTAAAGACGTCACCCTGCGGGATTATTTTTTATCCCCGGGCTATATTTACATCAGTGAGGAACCCTCTCTCATTTCCACCGTGGTTGGATCCTGCGTTGCCGTGTCCCTGTGGGATTGTCAACAGGAGCGGGGCGCCATGGCTCATTTTCTCTATCCTTCGACGGACAAACGCTCTCAGGCGTCGGCCCGGTACGGTAATGTGGCGATCCAGTATCTGATCAGGCTGTTTTTGACGGACGGGGCGAAAATAAAAAATTTGAGGGCGCAGCTTTTTGGGGGCGCCATCAGTCCCCTGGGGGGGTGTGAGCGGATCGGTCCGCAAAATGTCCGCATGGCGAGACAGCAGCTGAGCCGCCGGAGGATTCCTGTTGTGTCCGAGGATATCGGGGGGGCTATGGGGAGAAAGATCGTTTACAACACGTTAAAAAACGAGGCCATCGTCTACAAGGTGAACCATTTGAGAAAGGGTGATTGGTATCCCTACGTTCAAGAGGGCAGGTGAGGGTGAAAAAGATAAGGGTGCTCATAGTTGATGATTCCGCGATTGTACGGAAGATTTTCTCCGAAGAATTATCCAAGTATCCGGATATCGAGGTGATCGGAGCGGCCCCGGACCCCTTTGTGGCCAGGGACAAAATCGTCACGCTGAAACCGGATGTGATCACCCTTGACGTCGAGATGCCCAGGATGGATGGCATCACCTTTCTCAGAAAGTTGATGAAATATTACCCCCTGCCGACCATTATTGTCAGCTCCCTGACACAGAAGGGCGGCAAACTGACCCTGGAAGCCCTGGACATCGGTGCCGTTGATGTCATCGCTAAACCCGGAGGTTCCTATTCGGTCGGCGATATGAGCGCTCAATTGGCGGACAAGATTCGCATAGCTTCCCGGGTCAGCGTGGCCCGGCAAGGAGACAACACAGTCACCGGCCCGTCGGAGCCGATTCAGGCATTGGCCCAGACGACGAACAAGGTTATCGCCATCGGTGCATCCACCGGTGGAACGGAGGCACTGAAAAACGTTCTGACCAAAATGCCTTCCAATTCACCGGGCATCGTGGTGGTCCAGCATATGCCGGCCCATTTCACAACGGCGTTTGCCGAAAGGCTGAACGGTATCTGCCAGATGACCGTGAAGGAAGCGGAAGACAACGATTCCGTCACGCCGGGAAGGGTTTTGATCGCTCCCGGGAACTATCATATGATCTTTCGCAGAAGCGGCGCCCGTTATTACGTTGAAATCAAGACCGGTCCCATGGTCCATCACCAGCGGCCCTCGGTGGATATCCTTTTCAAGTCCACGGCGAAGTACGCCGGGTCGAACGCGATCGGAGTCATCCTGACGGGGATGGGCGCCGATGGTGCAGAGGGCTTGCTGGAAATGAAACAGGCGGGCGCCGGCACGATTGCCCAGGATGAAAAATCCTGCGTGGTATTCGGTATGCCCAAGGAAGCCATTAAACTGGGGGGGGCCGACAGGGTTGTTCCCCTGGACAAGATTGCTCAAGAGATTATTAGGATGGTATGACATGACTTATCGGGCGCTTATAGGGTTAATTGACGGCATGGCATCGGACTTTCTTTTTCTCGATAATCGGGACATCGACATCCCCTCGGCGGGAAAGTTCCTGAATTGTCTGGATCAGATCCTCGCGGAAGGCGAGAAGGTTGGTACGGTGCAAATTATCAGGGTATCCCGCGCCTTGAGCCATATTCTCGGGAAATGGCTTGTTGAGCAGGTGAAGGACAAGGAGGCGGGCTTCGCCATGATCGAAAACGGCATTTCCCTGATGCAGGAGGTGGCGGCGTCCTATAAGAACACGGGAGCCTACGCCGGTGACCTCAGTCCCTTTGTGGCCGGTTGCGTGGATTTGCTCGGTGAGGACATCCCCTCCATGGCGTGTTTCTCTGATACAACAGGTCCCGTGAAGGGAGGCGCCACCGTTGAAAAGCCGGAGGCGGGTCGGGATGAAGCCGCGGCATCGGCCGATTCACTGCAGGATGATTCCCTGCTGAAGGACTTCATTATCGAAGCCTCCGAGTATATCGATGAGATTGAAGTGAATATCCTCAATCTGGAACAGGAACCGGAAAACAAAGATTACATCAACGCGATCTTTCGCCCCTTCCATTCCATCAAGGGGGTGGCAAGTTTTTTAAACCTCGACGTCATCCGCGACCTGGCCCATAAACTGGAGAACCTTTTGGACAAAGCGAGAAATGCCGAGCTGGACGTGACTCCCTCGGTCATCGATGTCGTTCTCGACGGGGCAGACGCGCTAAAAATTCTGGTCGGGCAACTGAGAACCGAGCCGGAAAACAGCGGGACAATACCGGAAGGACTGGACCTGGAGGGGTTGAAAAAACGTGTTCAAATGGTGGAGGAAGGTCGAACCGACATACCCGTCAAGAAGAGATTGGGTGAAATCCTGCTTGAAGATGGTGTTATCAACCAGGAAACCCTGCAAAAGGGTCTGGATGCCGTGGGAAAGAAACCGGGCACCAAGATCGGCGAAGCCTTGATCAGTGATGGGCAGGTGACGCCCAAACAGGTATCGCGGGCTTTACGCAAGCAGGTTGAACAGGTTTCGGATGCCACAACGATCCGCGTGGATACGCGGAAGCTGGATGACATGATCGACATGGTGGGCGAACTGGTTATCACGCAGTCCATGGTTCAGCAGGATCTCAACACGAGTCTGCATGCCGATCGAAATCTCGCGCGGGATATTGCGCAGCTGTTTCGGATTACATCGGGTCTTCAGCGGGTGTCTACGGGATTACGCATGATTCCCATCAAACAGACTTTTCAGCGCATGTCTCGCTTGGTCCGGGATCTCTCGAGGGCGGCCGGCAAGCACGTGGCCGTGGAAATGGAAGGGGAGGAGACCGAAATCGACCGGACCATGGTGGATGAAATCTACAATCCCCTGGTCCATATGATTCGCAATTCCATCGATCACGGTCTGGAGACGCCTGCCGACCGACTCCGGGCAGGGAAACCCGAAAAGGGTCTCATCCGTTTGTCCGCTTATCACCGGGGAGGGAACATCGTCATCTCCATTACGGACGATGGACGGGGATTGAACAAGGAAAAAATTCTGAATAAAGCGATTGGGAACAGGGTGATACAAACCGCTGACGGTTTGACCGACGCCGAGGTTTATCGGCTTATTTTCCTCCCGGGACTTTCAACGGCGGAAAAGGTCACGGATATCTCCGGTCGGGGCGTTGGGATGGATGTGGTCAAGCAGGCGGTGGAAAAACTGCGGGGCAAGATAGAAGTCGAAAGCAGAGCGGGTGAGGGAACCTCTTTTATCACCAGTTTTCCCCTGACTATGGCCATCATTGACGGAATGATTGTCAAGGTCGGTCCGGAACGCTATATCCTGCCGACCACGGCCATCCGCCAGGCCCTCCGACCGACGCGGGAGTCCTACAACAATGTTGTGGGGAAAGGGGAGACGATCAATGTCATGGGTCAGTTGATGCCGTTGGTTCGTCTCTACCGGTTGTTTGGTATTGAACCGGAATACAGGGAGCCCTGGGAAGCGATTGCTGTCGTGGTGGAGGGTGAGGATCGCGTCAAATGTCTTTTGGTGGACAAGATCGTCGGCAAGGCGGAAGTGGTGATTAAAAGTCTGGGTGAGCGGTTCAAAAGAGTTCGGGGTATTTCCGGAGGAGCGATTCTGGGTGACGGACAGGTTGGATTGATCATTGATCCGGAGGGACTGTTTGACATCAGTGAAAAATAGTGGAGCCGTTGCGTCCAGAGCGGAAGGGACGGAATTATTTAGGGGAGGCAGGAAAAGACATGGATAAAAACTTGAAAATACTGATCGTGGATGATTTTGCGACGATGAGGAAGGTGATCAGAAATCTCCTGAAACAGAGTGGCTATGAGAATATTGTCGAGGCGGAGGACGGAGTGAACGCCCTGAAAATTCTGAAGTCACAGCAAGTTGATTTCGTCGTATCCGACTGGAATATGCCGAACATGAGCGGCTATGAGCTGTTGAAGGCCGTCCGAGCTGATGAAGAGTTAAATGCCCTTCCCTTTTTGATGGTCACGGCGGAAGCCCTTCAGGAAAACGTCGTTGCCGCCGTGAAGGCAGGAGTCAGCAATTACATTGTGAAGCCTTTTACGTCGGAGACACTGGATGAAAAAATCAAGCAGATCATGGAGAAAATGTAACCCACAAACCTGAAGAGGTGAAAAAGATGAACGTCAAATTTATTAACCCGTTTTTGGAAGGAACGATCAATGTCCTGAAC is a genomic window containing:
- a CDS encoding chemotaxis protein CheR, which produces HQTLNKDGYFFVGHSESLTGLDHSFNYIEPSVYRK
- a CDS encoding chemotaxis protein CheD, with protein sequence MADLIVGISDLKVSDNPGDILVTYALGSCIAVAVYDPRVKVGGLLHYMLPDSGLDVKKAQDQPGMFADTGVPLLFKSCYRLGAEKKRMIVKVAGGASILDDTHFFRIGQKNITALRKIFWKNNVMIEAEDTGANYNRTVRLDLSNGKFLIKSSMGMIKEL
- a CDS encoding HDOD domain-containing protein; translation: MLEKIIRSVQSIPAFPMTIQKVTEVVSRGDYAIADLVNLIKYDQAITANILKMSNAAYFGARHQVRTIQEAVLYLGQENLLRVVQTAGVSRFYRKGGGGYVAQARDLWQHSVAVAMMAQILSQKVYRCEDPVLYTAGLLHDIGKVFLGEYVRESFNKIEDLVTNQGYSFLEAENEILGIDHAGLGGLIAEHWRFPSEIRDAIAYHHRPDLLDKEGDYVSWLVYLADQLCLMIGIGGGVDGLAYKGLAEALTRFHLREQDLELGMLNLMESLEEAEDVINVV
- a CDS encoding response regulator codes for the protein MSFNVLIVDDSNAMRSVIRKVIQLSGFRLDNCYEAGNGKQALNVLSREWVDVILSDIHMPEMDGMELLKQIHHHDVFRTIPVIMISTEGSLERVNEAYALGARGFIKKPFLPEELKRTLHEVIGVGDEGEYQGDIDEGDF
- a CDS encoding chemotaxis protein CheX — encoded protein: MKENIREILTRAIFEVFEKMFFVFLEPVETARVQYDSVSFIDFTGRTSRSGAFCLKMSRGFTELMTQNMLSCETLEITEQMIEDCSKEAANMIAGNFLRKLDERDVFNLNLPKYARMDQAADHGLILSGEDDVVVSFESENEPLQVRLAWQEATEERVSV
- a CDS encoding chemotaxis protein CheD, with product MGKDVTLRDYFLSPGYIYISEEPSLISTVVGSCVAVSLWDCQQERGAMAHFLYPSTDKRSQASARYGNVAIQYLIRLFLTDGAKIKNLRAQLFGGAISPLGGCERIGPQNVRMARQQLSRRRIPVVSEDIGGAMGRKIVYNTLKNEAIVYKVNHLRKGDWYPYVQEGR
- a CDS encoding chemotaxis response regulator protein-glutamate methylesterase; its protein translation is MKKIRVLIVDDSAIVRKIFSEELSKYPDIEVIGAAPDPFVARDKIVTLKPDVITLDVEMPRMDGITFLRKLMKYYPLPTIIVSSLTQKGGKLTLEALDIGAVDVIAKPGGSYSVGDMSAQLADKIRIASRVSVARQGDNTVTGPSEPIQALAQTTNKVIAIGASTGGTEALKNVLTKMPSNSPGIVVVQHMPAHFTTAFAERLNGICQMTVKEAEDNDSVTPGRVLIAPGNYHMIFRRSGARYYVEIKTGPMVHHQRPSVDILFKSTAKYAGSNAIGVILTGMGADGAEGLLEMKQAGAGTIAQDEKSCVVFGMPKEAIKLGGADRVVPLDKIAQEIIRMV
- a CDS encoding chemotaxis protein CheA, whose translation is MTYRALIGLIDGMASDFLFLDNRDIDIPSAGKFLNCLDQILAEGEKVGTVQIIRVSRALSHILGKWLVEQVKDKEAGFAMIENGISLMQEVAASYKNTGAYAGDLSPFVAGCVDLLGEDIPSMACFSDTTGPVKGGATVEKPEAGRDEAAASADSLQDDSLLKDFIIEASEYIDEIEVNILNLEQEPENKDYINAIFRPFHSIKGVASFLNLDVIRDLAHKLENLLDKARNAELDVTPSVIDVVLDGADALKILVGQLRTEPENSGTIPEGLDLEGLKKRVQMVEEGRTDIPVKKRLGEILLEDGVINQETLQKGLDAVGKKPGTKIGEALISDGQVTPKQVSRALRKQVEQVSDATTIRVDTRKLDDMIDMVGELVITQSMVQQDLNTSLHADRNLARDIAQLFRITSGLQRVSTGLRMIPIKQTFQRMSRLVRDLSRAAGKHVAVEMEGEETEIDRTMVDEIYNPLVHMIRNSIDHGLETPADRLRAGKPEKGLIRLSAYHRGGNIVISITDDGRGLNKEKILNKAIGNRVIQTADGLTDAEVYRLIFLPGLSTAEKVTDISGRGVGMDVVKQAVEKLRGKIEVESRAGEGTSFITSFPLTMAIIDGMIVKVGPERYILPTTAIRQALRPTRESYNNVVGKGETINVMGQLMPLVRLYRLFGIEPEYREPWEAIAVVVEGEDRVKCLLVDKIVGKAEVVIKSLGERFKRVRGISGGAILGDGQVGLIIDPEGLFDISEK
- a CDS encoding response regulator, with the translated sequence MDKNLKILIVDDFATMRKVIRNLLKQSGYENIVEAEDGVNALKILKSQQVDFVVSDWNMPNMSGYELLKAVRADEELNALPFLMVTAEALQENVVAAVKAGVSNYIVKPFTSETLDEKIKQIMEKM